The proteins below are encoded in one region of Alistipes indistinctus YIT 12060:
- a CDS encoding electron transfer flavoprotein subunit alpha/FixB family protein encodes MNNIFVYCEIEDGKVADVSLELLTKGRVLADTLGCELEALAIGSKLDGIEKELAQYGADTIHIADAECLSPYRTLPHAAIICGIFKEEQPQIALFGASPVGRDLGPRVSSALHSGLTADCTSLEIGPHTDNKSGKVYENLLYQIRPAFGGNIIATIINPDCRPQMATVREGVMKKEVAKTPGKGVVKKVDHKKYTSDADFVVRIIEREMEERKINIKGAPVIIAGGYGMGCKENFALLHELAEVLGGEVGASRAAVDAGMADHARQIGQTGVTVRPKLYIACGISGQIQHTAGMDGSSMIISINTDPEAPINKIADYAIMGDVMEVVPKMIKYYKQNSK; translated from the coding sequence ATGAACAACATATTTGTATATTGTGAGATAGAGGACGGCAAAGTGGCCGATGTGTCGCTGGAGCTGCTGACCAAAGGCCGGGTATTGGCCGACACGCTCGGCTGTGAGCTCGAAGCGCTCGCCATCGGATCCAAACTCGACGGCATCGAAAAAGAACTGGCCCAGTACGGTGCCGACACGATCCATATCGCTGATGCCGAGTGCCTCAGCCCGTACCGGACCCTGCCCCACGCCGCAATCATCTGCGGCATTTTCAAAGAAGAACAACCGCAGATCGCACTGTTCGGCGCTTCGCCGGTGGGCCGCGATTTGGGTCCCCGTGTTTCGTCGGCACTGCACAGCGGCCTGACGGCCGACTGTACGAGCCTCGAAATCGGCCCGCACACCGATAACAAGAGCGGCAAAGTCTATGAAAACCTGCTCTACCAGATTCGTCCGGCTTTCGGCGGCAACATCATCGCAACGATCATCAACCCGGACTGCCGTCCGCAGATGGCTACCGTACGCGAGGGCGTGATGAAAAAAGAGGTCGCCAAGACCCCGGGCAAAGGAGTCGTCAAAAAGGTGGATCACAAGAAATACACTTCGGACGCCGATTTCGTCGTACGCATCATCGAACGCGAAATGGAAGAGCGCAAGATCAACATCAAGGGAGCGCCGGTGATCATCGCCGGAGGTTATGGCATGGGTTGCAAGGAGAACTTCGCGCTGCTGCACGAACTGGCCGAAGTGCTCGGCGGCGAGGTGGGAGCATCCCGCGCAGCGGTGGATGCAGGCATGGCCGACCACGCCCGCCAGATCGGACAGACCGGCGTGACGGTACGTCCGAAACTCTACATCGCCTGCGGCATCTCGGGACAGATCCAGCACACCGCCGGCATGGACGGCTCGTCGATGATCATCTCGATCAATACGGACCCGGAAGCGCCGATCAACAAAATCGCCGACTACGCGATCATGGGCGACGTAATGGAAGTGGTACCCAAGATGATTAAGTATTACAAACAAAACTCGAAATAA
- a CDS encoding acyl-CoA dehydrogenase family protein — MANFFLDNKDLQFHLNHPLMKKIVELRERGYADKGKYDYAPVDFEDAMDSYRRVMEICGEICGDVLAPNAEGVDHDGPRVVDDHVVYAPGTAQNIEALNQAGLFGMTIPRQYGGLNFPLPLFAMANEMVARADAGFENIWGLQDCAETLNEFASEEIKARYLPRVCAGETCAMDLTEPDAGSDLQAVMLKAHWDEEKQTWLLNGVKRFITNGDGHISLVLARSEEGTSDARGLSMFVYDRAHMAVKVRRIENKLGIKGSPTCELVFTNAPAELVGDRKMGLIKYVMSLMNAARLGIGAQSTGLSEAAYREALKYAHERQQFGKPIIEFPAIFEILSVMKAKLYASRAMLYETTRFVSIYKEYTHISKERKLEPEERAEMKEYTRLADAFTPLLKLMSSEYCNQLAYDAIQIFGGSGYMKDYPIERIYRDARITNIYEGTSQLQVVAAIRHVTTGTYLAKMKEYETLDYAPELENTYKKLVSMREQYEKAVEKVTATGDNEVIDFHARRMVEMAGHIILSHLLLQQASIDEEYRNSAEIYAKYGEAQNAAAATYIGCCCVDDIGLYKAVQDEH; from the coding sequence ATGGCTAATTTCTTTTTAGATAATAAAGACCTCCAGTTCCACCTGAATCATCCGTTGATGAAAAAAATCGTGGAACTCCGGGAGAGAGGTTACGCCGACAAAGGCAAATACGATTACGCCCCCGTGGACTTCGAGGATGCCATGGACAGCTACCGTCGCGTGATGGAAATCTGCGGCGAAATCTGCGGCGACGTACTGGCTCCGAATGCCGAAGGCGTCGACCACGATGGTCCCCGGGTTGTAGACGACCATGTGGTGTACGCCCCGGGCACGGCACAGAATATCGAAGCGCTGAACCAGGCCGGACTGTTCGGCATGACCATTCCGCGCCAATACGGCGGACTGAATTTCCCGCTGCCGCTTTTCGCGATGGCCAATGAAATGGTCGCGCGTGCCGACGCCGGATTCGAAAACATCTGGGGCTTGCAGGACTGCGCCGAAACCCTCAACGAATTCGCTTCGGAAGAGATCAAAGCCCGATACCTTCCCCGCGTTTGCGCCGGAGAAACCTGCGCGATGGACCTCACCGAACCCGATGCCGGCAGCGACCTGCAGGCTGTGATGCTCAAAGCGCACTGGGACGAGGAGAAACAGACCTGGCTGCTGAACGGGGTGAAGCGTTTCATCACCAACGGCGACGGTCATATCTCGCTGGTACTGGCCCGCTCCGAGGAGGGGACGAGCGATGCCCGCGGCCTGTCGATGTTCGTCTATGACCGCGCGCACATGGCTGTCAAGGTTCGCCGCATCGAGAACAAATTGGGTATCAAAGGATCGCCCACCTGTGAACTGGTCTTCACGAACGCGCCGGCCGAGCTGGTCGGCGACCGCAAAATGGGCCTGATCAAATATGTGATGTCGTTGATGAACGCCGCCCGTTTGGGGATCGGCGCACAGTCGACCGGCCTGTCGGAAGCGGCTTACCGCGAAGCGCTCAAATATGCGCACGAACGCCAGCAATTCGGCAAGCCGATCATCGAATTCCCGGCTATTTTCGAAATACTGTCGGTTATGAAAGCGAAGCTCTACGCTTCGCGTGCGATGCTGTACGAAACGACACGCTTCGTCAGCATTTACAAAGAGTACACACATATCAGCAAGGAGCGTAAACTCGAACCGGAAGAACGCGCCGAAATGAAGGAATACACGCGTCTGGCCGACGCTTTCACCCCGCTGCTGAAACTGATGTCGAGCGAATACTGCAACCAGCTCGCTTACGACGCGATCCAGATTTTCGGCGGCTCGGGCTACATGAAAGACTACCCGATCGAACGTATCTACCGCGACGCACGTATCACGAATATCTACGAAGGCACCTCGCAATTGCAGGTCGTAGCGGCGATTCGCCACGTCACCACCGGCACCTACCTCGCCAAGATGAAGGAATACGAGACGCTGGACTATGCCCCGGAGCTGGAAAACACCTATAAGAAGCTGGTTTCCATGCGCGAACAGTATGAAAAGGCCGTTGAAAAAGTGACCGCTACCGGCGACAACGAAGTAATTGACTTCCATGCACGCCGCATGGTCGAAATGGCCGGGCACATTATCCTAAGCCACCTGCTGCTGCAACAGGCCTCTATCGACGAAGAGTACCGCAACTCTGCGGAGATCTATGCCAAGTACGGCGAAGCGCAGAATGCCGCTGCGGCGACCTACATCGGCTGCTGCTGCGTCGATGACATCGGTCTGTACAAAGCCGTGCAGGACGAACATTGA
- a CDS encoding RNA polymerase sigma factor, with protein MNLKKLSDHELLNTYISGNEDSINVLLNRHRKRILDYIYMMVKNRDVADDIFQETLIKVVRFVQEGRYTENGKFLSWVLRIAHNQVIDYFRQKKQRNNVSEGDAGYDILNNQKFSDHTVEEKLITNQIETDVRKLIDFLPPEQKEVVLMRYYMGLSFKEIAEQTDVSINTALGRMRYALINLRKLIDEKQLILS; from the coding sequence ATGAATCTGAAGAAATTAAGTGATCACGAATTGCTTAATACCTATATCTCAGGCAATGAGGATTCTATAAATGTACTGTTGAACCGTCACCGCAAACGGATTCTCGACTATATTTACATGATGGTCAAGAATCGGGATGTGGCCGATGATATCTTCCAGGAGACGCTTATTAAAGTGGTGCGTTTCGTGCAGGAGGGACGTTACACCGAGAACGGCAAGTTTCTTTCCTGGGTGCTGCGCATAGCGCACAACCAGGTGATCGATTATTTCCGCCAGAAAAAACAGCGGAACAACGTGTCGGAAGGGGATGCGGGTTACGATATCCTGAATAACCAGAAATTTTCCGATCACACGGTCGAGGAGAAGTTGATCACGAATCAAATCGAGACCGACGTGCGTAAGTTGATCGATTTTCTGCCGCCGGAGCAGAAGGAGGTAGTATTGATGCGGTACTATATGGGGTTGAGCTTTAAAGAGATCGCGGAACAGACCGATGTGAGCATCAATACGGCTTTGGGCCGGATGCGCTATGCGCTGATCAACCTGCGTAAACTGATCGATGAAAAACAGCTGATATTGAGTTGA
- a CDS encoding zinc ribbon domain-containing protein, translating into MAVSSRKSSDANDFSMEEKIVALYELQKIDSKIDEINKLKGELPLEVQDLEDEIAGLDTRIANITAEVDELNKATKQYKDAIDQSKTLIAKYEGQQDNVRNNREFDALSKEIEYQKLEIELSEKRIKEAGVDVKLKKKAIEDAQEVLAERKVDLEAKQKELEGIDQETSKEMEALTAQSQRAAAKIDDRLLAAYKRIRHNVRNGLAVVTVKRDACGGCYNRIPPQRQMDIRMSKKVIVCEYCGRILVSNLLDEEEQQ; encoded by the coding sequence ATGGCAGTTTCAAGCAGAAAGAGCAGCGATGCCAACGATTTCTCGATGGAAGAGAAGATCGTCGCGCTGTACGAGCTTCAGAAAATCGATTCGAAGATCGACGAGATCAACAAACTGAAAGGCGAGCTTCCGTTGGAGGTTCAGGACCTGGAAGACGAGATCGCCGGCCTCGATACACGTATTGCCAACATTACGGCCGAAGTGGATGAGCTGAACAAAGCCACCAAGCAGTACAAGGATGCTATCGATCAGTCCAAAACGCTGATTGCCAAATACGAAGGACAGCAGGATAACGTCCGCAACAACCGGGAATTCGATGCCCTGTCCAAAGAGATCGAGTATCAGAAGCTCGAAATCGAACTGAGCGAGAAGCGCATTAAGGAGGCCGGGGTCGACGTCAAATTGAAAAAGAAGGCGATCGAGGATGCTCAGGAAGTGTTGGCCGAGCGCAAGGTTGATCTGGAGGCCAAACAGAAAGAGTTGGAAGGTATCGACCAGGAAACCTCCAAGGAGATGGAGGCGTTGACAGCCCAGTCCCAGAGAGCTGCTGCGAAGATCGACGACCGCCTGTTGGCAGCTTATAAGCGTATCCGCCATAATGTCCGAAATGGGTTGGCAGTCGTGACAGTCAAACGTGACGCCTGCGGCGGTTGCTACAACCGTATCCCGCCCCAGCGGCAGATGGATATCCGCATGAGCAAAAAGGTAATCGTTTGTGAATATTGCGGCCGTATTCTGGTTTCCAACCTGTTAGACGAGGAAGAGCAGCAGTAG
- a CDS encoding Nif3-like dinuclear metal center hexameric protein has product MPVKVKDVAAAIEAFAPLSLQEEYDNSGLNVGDYEAGVTGVLLCVDVTESVIDEALSLDANLVVSHHPLLFHPLRQLVDADFTQRIVRRALLAGISLYAAHTNLDSAAGGMSFRLGKLLGLTGMRVLSPHRDGAETGFGVVGDLPEAIPVSGFLQQIKSVLRCGAIRHSELCREQVRRVALVTGAGASMLGDAVAAGADIYLTADMKYNDFYAPDGRIVAVDVGHFESEYCAIGLLHDIITKKIATFAVHESVHSVNPVNYFI; this is encoded by the coding sequence ATGCCGGTAAAAGTGAAAGATGTCGCTGCGGCGATCGAAGCGTTCGCTCCGTTGTCGTTGCAGGAAGAGTACGATAACAGCGGACTGAATGTCGGTGATTACGAAGCCGGGGTGACGGGCGTACTGTTGTGCGTCGATGTGACCGAAAGTGTGATCGACGAGGCGCTTTCGCTGGATGCGAACCTGGTCGTTTCCCATCATCCGTTACTATTCCATCCGCTTCGGCAGTTGGTCGATGCCGATTTTACGCAGCGGATCGTGAGGCGGGCACTGCTCGCGGGAATTTCGCTGTATGCCGCGCACACCAATCTGGACAGTGCCGCCGGGGGCATGAGTTTCCGGCTCGGGAAACTGCTGGGGCTGACCGGTATGCGGGTGCTTTCGCCGCACCGAGACGGCGCGGAAACGGGCTTCGGTGTGGTCGGGGATTTACCGGAGGCGATACCTGTGAGCGGTTTTTTACAACAGATTAAGTCGGTGCTCCGCTGTGGGGCGATCCGTCATTCCGAGCTGTGCCGGGAGCAGGTGCGGCGGGTGGCGTTGGTGACCGGCGCCGGAGCTTCGATGCTCGGGGATGCCGTTGCGGCAGGTGCCGACATCTACCTGACGGCCGATATGAAATACAATGATTTTTATGCTCCCGACGGCCGTATCGTCGCTGTCGATGTGGGCCATTTCGAGAGTGAATATTGTGCAATCGGGTTGTTGCATGATATAATTACGAAAAAAATAGCTACTTTTGCAGTTCACGAGAGTGTGCATTCGGTTAATCCTGTAAATTATTTCATTTAA
- a CDS encoding MerR family transcriptional regulator — MSAAERKSKKIYYTMGEVSEMFDVNPSLIRFWEQKFDILKPDKNKKGNRLFTPADIENLKLIYHLVKENGMTLAGAQKRIKQNREGLGRDLEIVDRLQRIRAMLLEVRQELKGADENVVEIFVDHPSVPVEEHEAGGFPLSGILPETGVAVGDRNREEAGTEGSRASAVVAAGCAVSKWSDTPGPSVPFRLQELWPENEYPKSECALLAETGPAAGGEADDADAVAGSLEMAEAVVETEVEMSGKPEAGAVDAVHETPPAEPVRPQVVEQTLF, encoded by the coding sequence ATGAGCGCGGCCGAGCGAAAAAGCAAAAAAATCTATTATACGATGGGCGAGGTGTCGGAGATGTTCGACGTCAATCCGTCGTTGATCCGCTTTTGGGAGCAGAAGTTCGATATCCTCAAACCGGACAAGAACAAAAAAGGCAACCGGCTCTTTACACCCGCCGATATCGAGAACCTGAAACTGATTTACCACCTGGTCAAGGAGAATGGCATGACCCTCGCGGGGGCCCAGAAACGCATCAAACAGAACCGCGAGGGTCTCGGACGCGATTTGGAGATTGTAGACAGGTTGCAGCGTATTCGCGCGATGCTGCTCGAAGTGCGGCAGGAGTTGAAGGGGGCGGATGAGAATGTCGTCGAAATTTTCGTCGATCATCCGTCCGTGCCGGTTGAGGAACACGAAGCAGGGGGATTCCCGCTGTCCGGGATTTTGCCCGAAACGGGCGTAGCGGTCGGAGACCGGAACCGGGAAGAGGCCGGGACGGAGGGGAGTCGGGCAAGTGCTGTAGTTGCCGCCGGTTGCGCGGTTTCGAAATGGTCGGATACGCCCGGACCGTCTGTACCTTTCCGGTTGCAGGAGTTGTGGCCTGAAAATGAATATCCCAAATCGGAGTGTGCCCTCCTGGCGGAAACCGGGCCGGCTGCCGGGGGTGAGGCCGATGATGCGGATGCCGTGGCAGGATCGCTGGAGATGGCGGAGGCCGTGGTCGAAACGGAGGTTGAGATGTCCGGAAAACCGGAAGCCGGTGCTGTGGATGCCGTTCATGAGACGCCCCCTGCGGAACCGGTGCGTCCGCAGGTCGTCGAGCAGACGCTTTTTTAA
- a CDS encoding riboflavin kinase, which produces MECIITGTVIHGKKLGRSLGFPTANLLIDPSLEIANGVYAGRVALTGKPYGALVNIGYNPTVPTGGKRLLEAHLLDFSGDLYGRTISVELVAFLRPEQKFASLDELRERIEQDKTEIIKILETC; this is translated from the coding sequence ATGGAGTGCATCATCACCGGCACCGTCATCCACGGTAAAAAATTGGGCCGGAGCCTCGGGTTCCCCACCGCCAACCTGCTTATCGACCCATCGTTGGAAATCGCTAACGGCGTGTACGCCGGAAGGGTCGCCCTCACCGGCAAGCCTTACGGCGCACTGGTCAATATCGGCTACAACCCGACGGTTCCCACCGGAGGAAAGCGCTTGCTGGAAGCGCACCTGCTGGATTTTTCAGGCGACCTCTACGGACGGACTATCTCGGTGGAGCTGGTCGCTTTCCTGCGCCCGGAACAGAAATTTGCTTCGCTCGACGAACTGCGCGAACGGATCGAACAGGATAAAACAGAAATCATCAAAATACTGGAAACATGCTGA
- the ahcY gene encoding adenosylhomocysteinase, with product MLTNQNIPYKIADISLADWGRKEIEMAEKEMPGLMSIRRKYSAQKPLKGARISGSLHMTIQTAVLIETLVELGADVRWCSCNIFSTQDHAAAAIAATGVPVFAWKGESLEEYWWCTAMALSFPGGKGPNLIVDDGGDATLLIHKGYKAENDASTLDGTPGSQEERVIIDTLRTLLKEDPDKWHRTVAEWKGVSEETTTGVHRLYQMQARGELLVPAINVNDSVTKSKFDNLYGCRESLADGIKRATDVMIAGKVVVVCGYGDVGKGCAMSMRSYGARVIVTEIDPICALQASMEGFEVKTVEDALPEGNIYVTTTGNRDIIRVEHMERMRDQAIVCNIGHFDDEIQMAGLEAYPGIVKTEIKPQVDKYSFPDGHAIFVLAEGRLVNLGCATGHPSFVMSNSFCNQTLAQIELWTKKLDTAVYRLPKQLDEEVARLHLEYLGVHLTRLTQEQADYIGVPVEGPYKADFYRY from the coding sequence ATGCTGACCAACCAGAACATTCCCTACAAAATCGCCGACATCAGCCTGGCCGACTGGGGCCGCAAGGAGATTGAAATGGCTGAAAAGGAGATGCCGGGACTGATGTCGATCCGCCGCAAGTACAGCGCGCAAAAGCCGCTCAAAGGCGCCCGGATCTCAGGCTCGCTGCACATGACCATCCAAACCGCCGTGCTGATCGAAACGCTCGTCGAGTTGGGTGCGGACGTCCGCTGGTGCAGTTGCAACATCTTCTCGACACAGGACCATGCCGCAGCGGCGATTGCCGCAACCGGAGTGCCGGTATTCGCATGGAAGGGCGAATCGCTGGAAGAGTACTGGTGGTGCACGGCGATGGCGCTTTCGTTTCCCGGCGGCAAGGGCCCGAACCTGATCGTCGACGACGGCGGCGACGCGACCCTGCTGATCCACAAAGGATACAAAGCCGAGAACGACGCTTCGACGCTCGACGGAACCCCTGGCAGCCAAGAAGAGCGGGTCATTATCGACACGCTGCGCACGCTGCTGAAAGAAGACCCGGACAAATGGCACCGCACCGTAGCCGAATGGAAAGGGGTTTCGGAGGAGACCACCACCGGCGTACACCGGCTTTACCAGATGCAGGCGCGCGGCGAACTGCTCGTACCCGCGATCAATGTGAACGACTCGGTGACCAAAAGTAAATTCGACAACCTGTACGGCTGCCGCGAATCGTTGGCCGACGGTATCAAACGCGCGACGGATGTAATGATCGCCGGAAAAGTAGTCGTGGTTTGCGGCTACGGCGACGTGGGCAAAGGATGCGCAATGAGTATGCGGTCGTACGGAGCCCGGGTGATCGTCACCGAAATCGACCCGATCTGCGCGCTGCAAGCCTCGATGGAAGGTTTCGAAGTGAAAACGGTCGAAGACGCACTGCCGGAAGGCAATATCTACGTGACGACCACCGGCAACCGGGACATCATCCGGGTCGAGCACATGGAGCGGATGCGCGACCAGGCGATCGTCTGCAACATCGGCCACTTCGACGACGAAATCCAGATGGCAGGCCTCGAAGCCTATCCGGGCATTGTAAAAACCGAAATCAAACCGCAGGTGGACAAGTACAGTTTCCCCGACGGACATGCGATCTTCGTGCTGGCCGAAGGCCGCCTCGTAAACCTCGGCTGTGCGACCGGCCATCCGTCGTTCGTGATGAGCAATTCGTTCTGCAACCAAACCCTCGCGCAGATCGAATTGTGGACAAAAAAACTGGATACAGCGGTATACCGCCTGCCGAAGCAACTCGACGAAGAGGTGGCGCGTCTGCACCTCGAATACCTCGGTGTGCACCTGACGCGCCTGACACAGGAGCAGGCCGACTACATCGGCGTGCCGGTGGAAGGCCCTTACAAAGCGGATTTTTACCGGTATTGA
- a CDS encoding ABC-F family ATP-binding cassette domain-containing protein, translating into MTPCLQIESLTKSFGDLVLFENFSLGIGEGQRVGLIAKNGTGKTTLLNILAGEEDYDSGTITFRRDLKVAYLEQDPKFPAGTTVLEACFLSDSPVIRAIADYERAVQRSGLQNDDDHTLQEAIAQMDRLDAWTYESRVKQILTRLNITAFDQQTENLSGGQTKRIALANALITEPDLLILDEPTNHLDLEMTRWLEEYLSRTKLTLLMVTHDRYFLDRVCTEIIEIDHRQSYSYKGNYSYYLEKRQERLDAAEAQRESDRNLYRKELDWMRRQPQARATKARARIESFYELEERLRKERETGDVRLDVKASYIGKKIFEVRGLSKRFGEKVILDNFEYTFSRYEKMGIVGGNGTGKSTFIKMLMGLVQPDSGTIDIGETVRFGYYSQEGIAFDEKAKVIDVVNEIAENIELSDGRKMSASQFLQYFLFTPQTQYNFVAKLSGGERRRLYLCTILMRNPNFLVLDEPTNDLDILTLQVLEEYLQSYSGCLIVVSHDRYFMDKVADHLLVFEGDGKLKDFPAGYSRYLEWKELKESEEQGQTAQAGPGTAKGKVSGQRPGHGNTGGANAPVAHASPASSPGTPSGSPATGNRNVQKRKLSFNEKRELEQLERQIPELEAEKAALETEMSSGTLPIDELTAKSLRISELIEQIDEASMRWLELSDI; encoded by the coding sequence ATGACGCCTTGCCTGCAAATCGAATCGCTGACCAAATCATTCGGCGACCTGGTGCTGTTCGAAAATTTTTCGCTAGGCATCGGCGAGGGACAGCGCGTAGGGCTGATCGCAAAAAACGGCACGGGAAAAACTACCCTGCTGAATATTCTGGCAGGAGAGGAAGACTACGATTCGGGAACGATCACCTTTCGCCGGGACCTGAAAGTGGCCTATCTGGAGCAGGATCCGAAGTTCCCGGCCGGAACGACCGTTCTCGAAGCCTGTTTCCTGAGCGACTCGCCGGTCATCCGCGCCATTGCCGATTATGAACGGGCCGTGCAGCGGAGCGGGCTGCAGAACGACGACGACCATACATTGCAAGAGGCGATCGCGCAAATGGACCGGCTCGATGCCTGGACCTATGAATCACGGGTCAAGCAGATTCTCACGCGGCTGAACATCACCGCTTTCGACCAACAGACAGAAAATCTCTCGGGCGGCCAGACCAAACGGATCGCGCTGGCCAATGCGCTGATTACGGAACCTGACCTGCTGATCCTCGACGAGCCGACAAACCATCTCGACCTGGAGATGACACGCTGGCTGGAAGAGTATCTCTCGCGGACGAAACTGACGCTGCTGATGGTCACGCACGACCGTTACTTTCTCGACCGGGTCTGCACGGAGATTATCGAGATCGACCACCGCCAAAGCTATTCGTACAAGGGCAACTACAGCTATTACCTCGAAAAGCGGCAGGAGCGGCTCGACGCCGCGGAAGCACAGCGCGAAAGCGACCGAAACCTCTACCGCAAGGAGCTCGATTGGATGCGCCGCCAGCCACAGGCCCGCGCGACGAAAGCGCGTGCCCGGATCGAATCGTTTTACGAACTGGAAGAACGGCTGCGCAAAGAGCGCGAAACCGGTGATGTCCGGCTCGATGTGAAAGCTTCTTACATCGGCAAGAAAATTTTCGAAGTGCGCGGACTTTCGAAACGATTTGGGGAGAAAGTAATTCTCGACAACTTCGAGTACACCTTTTCGCGCTACGAAAAGATGGGGATCGTCGGGGGCAACGGCACCGGGAAATCGACCTTTATCAAGATGCTGATGGGACTCGTACAGCCGGACAGCGGCACGATCGACATAGGCGAGACGGTCCGGTTCGGCTACTATTCGCAGGAGGGTATCGCTTTCGATGAAAAAGCCAAAGTAATCGACGTTGTGAACGAGATTGCCGAAAACATCGAACTGAGCGACGGACGGAAGATGAGTGCATCGCAATTCCTGCAATATTTCCTATTCACGCCGCAAACCCAATACAACTTCGTTGCGAAACTCAGCGGCGGTGAGCGGCGCAGGCTCTACCTCTGCACGATCCTGATGCGCAATCCGAATTTCCTGGTGCTCGACGAGCCGACCAACGACCTCGACATCCTGACGCTGCAGGTGCTTGAAGAGTACCTGCAATCCTACTCGGGCTGTCTGATCGTCGTGTCGCACGACCGCTACTTCATGGATAAGGTTGCCGATCACCTGCTCGTCTTCGAAGGCGACGGCAAACTCAAGGATTTCCCGGCAGGTTACAGCCGCTACCTCGAATGGAAAGAGCTCAAAGAGTCGGAAGAGCAGGGACAAACCGCACAAGCGGGACCTGGTACTGCGAAAGGCAAAGTATCCGGACAAAGACCGGGTCATGGAAACACCGGCGGTGCCAATGCCCCCGTAGCGCATGCATCTCCAGCGTCATCGCCAGGAACTCCGTCAGGCTCTCCCGCCACAGGCAACAGGAATGTGCAAAAAAGAAAACTCTCGTTCAACGAAAAACGCGAGCTGGAACAACTCGAAAGGCAGATCCCGGAACTGGAAGCCGAAAAAGCCGCACTCGAAACCGAAATGAGCAGCGGCACATTGCCGATTGACGAACTGACCGCAAAATCACTGCGTATATCGGAACTGATCGAACAAATCGACGAGGCATCGATGCGTTGGCTGGAATTAAGCGATATTTAG